A single genomic interval of Lynx canadensis isolate LIC74 chromosome A2, mLynCan4.pri.v2, whole genome shotgun sequence harbors:
- the PRR22 gene encoding proline-rich protein 22 — protein sequence MQHPKPFYAPTAPQEGFSPQGPDGTEGPGSQPLPTCTEPLPTVGSSNLYQPLNPEKEVFPAPPAGFQMAPCGCFFDPRIYRIEWATTDFGQSSLYKLTAVGGRGPPGGPAGGPASPGTYLLEPQHYLKAPVPAPPPPPYPHYLPVPGGPQYLMPYFPPEGPGPEALGFVGEGGPPAFMELPPPLLKEGPGPPPPAPKENKLPPLLITLPAEAALPPGAYGHLKGSLSQLHGPGEPLAFPSDELQGGGAGPALLYPPGPGEPKVAEAEAAPLGAGEARAPEAARAFVLPEKVLLEDAMKLFDCLPGNAEPEGSPRKAPGPALPDSGGGGDDSSSDIRSLHLPDELLSFDYSVPEILDTVSNVDCLFSFKALDEEPAPRPGPPAASTVAPALRPELPGRRKAGTSSAKKGRQGGKGKQAAGPASTAPSGPRQDLGAAPH from the exons ATGCAGCACCCCAAACCCTTCTATGCGCCCACAGCTCCCCAAGAAGGCTTCAGCCCCCAGGGCCCAGATGGCACTGAGGGGCCAGGCAGTCAGCCTCTCCCCACCTGCACGGAGCCTCTTCCTACTGTGG GTTCCTCCAACCTGTATCAGCCCCTAAACCCGGAGAAAGAGGTGTTTCCAGCCCCTCCGGCAG GTTTCCAGATGGCACCCTGCGGGTGCTTCTTTGACCCCCGCATCTACCGAATCGAGTGGGCCACCACTGACTTCGGCCAGTCGTCCCTGTACAAGCTGACGGCAGTGGGCGGTCGGGGGCCCCCCGGGGGTCCGGCGGGGGGCCCCGCCTCGCCAGGCACCTACCTCCTAGAGCCCCAGCACTACCTCAAAGCCCCAGTGCCggccccaccacccccgccctaCCCGCATTACCTGCCCGTTCCCGGGGGCCCCCAGTACCTCATGCCCTACTTCCCCCCCGAGGGGCCGGGGCCGGAGGCTCTGGGCtttgtgggggaaggggggcCCCCCGCCTTCATggagctgcccccacccctgctcaagGAAGGCCCAGGgccgcccccacctgcccccaaggAGAACAAGCTGCCTCCCTTGCTCATCACGCTCCCCGCTGAGGCCGCGCTGCCCCCCGGCGCCTATGGCCACCTCAAGGGCAGCCTCAGTCAGCTCCATGGGCCCGGTGAGCCCCTGGCCTTCCCCTCCGATGAGCTGCAGGGCGGTGGTGCCGGGCCGGCCCTGCTGTACCCGCCGGGCCCCGGGGAGCCCAAGGTGGCCGAGGCAGAGGCGGCCCCGCTGGGGGCGGGCGAGGCCAGGGCCCCCGAGGCAGCCAGGGCCTTCGTGCTGCCTGAGAAGGTGCTTCTGGAAGACGCCATGAAACTCTTCGACTGCTTGCCGGGCAACGCCGAGCCCGAGGGGTCCCCACGCAAGGCCCCCGGGCCGGCCCTGCCGGATAGCGGGGGCGGCGGAGACGACTCGTCCAGTGACATCCGCTCGTTGCACCTGCCGGACGAACTGCTGTCCTTTGACTACAGCGTGCCCGAGATCCTGGACACCGTGTCCAACGTGGACTGCCTTTTCAGCTTCAAGGCGCTTGATGAGGAGCCGGCGCCCCGCCCAGGGCCCCCCGCCGCCAGCACCGTGGCCCCTGCCTTGCGACCTGAGCTGCCCGGCAGGAGGAAGGCCGGCACCTCGTCCGCCaagaaggggaggcagggaggcaaggGCAAGCAGGCTGCGGGCCCGGCCAGCACCGCCCCCTCGGGGCCCAGGCAGGACCTGGGAGCCGCCCCCCATTAA
- the DUS3L gene encoding tRNA-dihydrouridine(47) synthase [NAD(P)(+)]-like yields MAEGAAEAPAESGGGGDSGASAPERGVAPIKPQYLTTKEQFHEFLEARGQEKPSQETEARDPGGNDLVEPEAKRIRLEDGQTGEAAEPGEQPQAQKRARGQNKGRPHMKPTRYDNNRLCPSLVQESAAKCFFGDRCRFLHDVGRYLETKPSDLGPRCVLFETFGRCPYGVTCRFAGAHLGPDGQNLVREEWVQAPPVRNGLDKALQQLLRKRKVRFERAEQALRQLSRDRVPGPSPAAAVPEVTGAESAPGQDGGDTQQALPGPDAGALPSGSVWTRGPLTDEDVVRLRPCEKRKLDIHGKLYLAPLTTCGNLPFRRICKRFGADVTCGEMAVCTNLLQGQTSEWALLRRHQCEDVFGVQLEGAFPDTMTKCAELLNRTIEVDFVDINVGCPIDLVYKKGGGCALMNRSAKFQQIVRGMNQVLDVPLTVKIRTGVQERVNLAHRLLPELRDWGAALVTLHGRSREQRYTKLADWQYIEQCVTAASPMPLFGNGDILSYEDANRAMQTGVAGIMIARGALLKPWLFTEIKEQRHWDISSSERLAILQDFTRYGLEHWGSDTQGVEKTRRFLLEWLSFLCRYVPVGLLERLPQRINERPPYYLGRDYLETLMASQKAADWIRISEMLLGPVPPNFVFLPKHKANAYK; encoded by the exons AGAAGCCCAGCCAGGAAACCGAGGCACGAGACCCTGGTGGCAATGACCTGGTTGAACCTGAGGCCAAGCGGATCCGACTGGAAGATGGGCAGACGGGGGAGGCAGCTGAACCTGGGGAGCAGCCGCAGGCTCAGAAGAGAGCCCGGGGCCAGAACAAAGGGCGGCCCCACATGAAACCCACCCGCTATGACAATAAtaggctctgcccctccctggtccaG GAATCAGCCGCAAAGTGTTTCTTTGGTGACCGCTGCCGTTTCCTGCATGACGTGGGCCGCTACCTGGAAACCAAGCCGTCGGACCTGGGCCCCCGCTGTGTGCTGTTCGAGACCTTCGGCAGGTGTCCCTATGGTGTCACCTGCCGCTTCGCCGGGGCGCATCTGGGACCCGACGGCCAGAACCTGGTGCGGGAGGAGTGGGTCCAGGCCCCGCCCGTGCGCAACGGCCTGGACAAGGCCCTGCAGCAGCTGCTGCGAAAGCGTAAGGTCCGCTTTGAACGCGCCGAGCAGGCCCTGCGCCAGCTGAGCAGGGACCGGGTgccaggcccctcccccgctgccgCAGTCCCCGAGGTCACGGGGGCCGAAAGCGCCCCCGGGCAGGACGGTGGTGACACCCAGCAGGCCCTCCCGGGGCCGGACGCCGGTGCCCTTCCCAGCGGCTCGGTGTGGACCCGTGGGCCCCTGACGGATGAGGACGTAGTCAGGCTGCGGCCTTGTGAGAAGAGAAAG CTGGACATCCACGGCAAACTGTACCTGGCCCCCCTCACCACG tGCGGGAACCTGCCCTTCCGGCGGATCTGTAAGCGCTTCGGGGCCGACGTGACGTGCGGGGAGATGGCCGTGTGCACCAACCTGCTGCAGGGCCAGACGTCCGAGTGGGCTCTGCTCAGACGCCACCAATGCGAGGATGTCTTTGGCGTCCAG CTCGAGGGCGCCTTCCCTGACACCATGACCAAGTGCGCCGAGCTGCTCAACCGCACCATCGAGGTGGATTTCGTGGATATCAACGTCGGGTGCCCCATTGACCTCGTGTACAAGAAG GGGGGGGGCTGTGCCCTCATGAACCGCTCGGCCAAGTTCCAGCAGATCGTCCGCGGCATGAACCAG GTGCTGGACGTGCCCCTGACGGTGAAGATCCGCACGGGCGTCCAGGAGCGCGTGAACCTGGCGCACCGGCTGCTGCCCGAGCTGCGGGACTGGGGCGCGGCCCTGGTCACG CTCCACGGCCGATCTCGGGAGCAGCGCTACACCAAGCTGGCCGACTGGCAGTACATCGAGCAGTGCGTGACAGCGGCCAGCCCCATGCCCCTGTTCG GAAACGGGGACATCCTGTCGTATGAGGATGCCAACCGTGCCATGCAGACTGGCGTCGCCGGGATCATGATCGCCCG CGGTGCCCTGCTGAAGCCGTGGCTGTTCACGGAGATCAAGGAGCAGCGGCACTGGGACATCTCGTCGTCCGAGCGCCTGGCCATCCTGCAGGACTTCACGCGCTACGGCCTGGAGCACTGGGGCTCAGACACGCAGGGCGTGGAGAAGACCCGGCGATTCCTCCTCGAGTGGCTTTCCTTCCTGTGCAG GTACGTGCCCGTGGGCCTGCTGGAGCGGCTCCCGCAGAGGATCAACGAGCGGCCGCCCTACTACCTGGGCCGCGACTACCTGGAGACGCTCATGGCCAGCCAGAAGGCGGCCGACTGGATCCGAATCAG TGAGATGCTGCTGGGACCCGTGCCACCCAACTTCGTCTTTCTGCCCAAGCACAAGGCCAACGCGTACAAGTAG